From a single Arachis hypogaea cultivar Tifrunner chromosome 3, arahy.Tifrunner.gnm2.J5K5, whole genome shotgun sequence genomic region:
- the LOC112735562 gene encoding uncharacterized protein → MGATPFTERILKAKLPKDFDKPTDMKYDGTKDPQEHLTAFEARMNLEGAADADRFRAFLVTLAGPAIKWFNALPNGSITSFHDISRKFMAQFITRITKAKHPISLLGVTQKQDESTRKYLDRFNDECLTVDELTDSVASLCLTNGLMNEDFRKYLTTKPIWTMHEIQNVARDYINDEEVSQVIAANKRQHGNAQHGNMAPRHNPPPRENQRDHPKPTCTNQPPRISKFSNYTPLTAPITEIYHQIADRGIIPKARTQDCFDLKDALEQAIRDGKLPEFTKIIREPKRAIVDRSPEREGRNLRTQKQPPRESPEDDPTIIVNVITGKDMSGKSKSTLKKDLKVLAVRDHAPTTTADKMITFLPEDCQHDTSAEDAPFVISARIRTGLVRRILVDTGADSNILFRGAFDKLGFCNENLQTHRNGVTGLGDNFLKPDGSITLLLTIGTGNQRMTILSKFVVLKDSTAYNVILGRKTINDFSAIIFTKYLLMKFITEDGSVETIHGDREVAAECDNTSLALQKKSRDAAGIFLADLDARQDGQPRPEPEGDMEKLQVERTKDEYTFINRNLPYDLKEDLSQFLKQNRDLFAFTPADMPGIDPDLMSHRLAMDPNAKPVA, encoded by the exons ATGGGAGCTACTCCCTTCACAGAAAGGATCTTAAAAGCAAAACTCCCCAAAGATTTTGATAAACCCACCGACATGAAGTATGACGGGACCAAAGATCCCCAAGAACATCTAACGGCCTTCGAAGCCAGAATGAACCTAGAAGGGGCAGCCGACGCAGACCGGTTCAGAGCTTTTCTGGTAACCCTAGCTGGGCCggcaatcaaatggttcaacgccctcccaaacggatccatAACCAGCTTCCACGACATCTCGCGAAAGTTCATGGCCCAATTTATAACTAGAATCACTAAAGCTAAACACCCCATCAGCCTACTAGGGGTCACACAGAAACAAGACGAATCCACAAGgaaatacctcgaccgcttcaatGATGAATGCCTAACAGTCGACGAACTCACGGATTCCGTCGCAAGCCTCTGTTTAACCAACGGGCTCATGAACGAAGATTTTCGCAAATACCTCACTACCAAACCAATTtggaccatgcacgagatccagaaCGTCGCCAGAGATTACATCAACGACGAGGAGGTTAGCCAGGTCATCGCCGCCAATAAACGACAACACGGCAATGCCCAACACGGCAACATGGCGCCCCGACACAACCCACCACCCAGAGAAAATCAGAGGGACCACCCTAAACCAACATGCACGAACCAACCGCCCAGAATCAGCAAGTTCTCTAATTACACACCCTTAACAGCCCCAAttaccgagatataccaccaGATAGCGGATCGAGGTATTATCCCAAAAGCCCG GACACAAGACtgtttcgaccttaaagacgccCTCGAACAAGCCATAAGAGACGGCAAGCTCCCAGAGTTCaccaaaatcatcagagaaccaaaACGCGCGATAGTGGACAGGTCGCCAGAAAGAGAAGGACGCAACCTGAGAACACAAAAACAACCCCCCAGGGAAAGTCCGGAAGACGACCCAACCATAATAGTAAACGTCATCACAGGCAAAGACATGTCAGGCAAGTCGAAATCAACACTGAAAAAAGACCTCAAAGTCCTGGCCGTCAGAGACCATGCTCCAACCACCACGGCCGACAAAATGATAACTTTCCTACCCGAGGACTGCCAGCACGACACCTCCGCCGAAGACGCACCTTTCGTCATCTCAGCGAGAATTAGAACGGGACTAGTTCGACGAATACTGGTGGACACCGGCGCAGATTCCAACATCCTTTTCCGaggagccttcgacaagctcggattCTGCAACGAAAATCTCCAAACACACCGCAACGGTGTCACGGGACTTGGGGACAACTTTCTCAAACCGGACGGCTCCATCACCCTCCTCCTCACCATAGGAACAGGCAACCAAAGGATGACAATTCTATCCAAATTTGTGGTCCTAAAAGATTCGACCGCCTACAACGTCATCctcggaagaaaaacaatcaatgaTTTCTCTGCCATCATCTTCACCAAATACCTCCTTATGAAATTCATAACGGAAGACGGCTCCGTCGAGACTATCCACGGAGACCGAGAAGTCGCGGCagaatgcgacaacaccagcctgGCCTTACAGAAAAAGTCACGCGACGCGGCTGGAATATTCCTAGCCGACCTGGACGCCCGACAAGACGGCCAACCTAGGCCAGAACCAGAAGGCGACATGGAAAAACTACAAGTAGAGCGAACCAAAGACGAATACACCTTTATCAATAGGAACCTCCCATACGACCTTAAAGAAGACCTCTCCCAATTCCTAAAACAAAACAGAGACTTGTTCGCTTTTACACCAgccgacatgcctgggattgaCCCCGACTTAATGTCTCACCGGTTAGCCATGGACCCCAACGCCAAACCCGTAGCATAG